The sequence below is a genomic window from Thioalkalivibrio sp. ALJ12.
ATTACGGCGGAAGTAGCTAACGCAGAGGCCTTCCAAAGTCAGTCCTCTGGATAGTGAGAACCCCCCGATGGCAATTGCCTTCAGGCCTATCCCCTCATAGGCTGGATAATCGAGAACATCCTGTGATCTCCCGTTGATAGCCACGACCCGAAGCGTCACAGTCGCACTGTAGAGTTCCCGCTGCACGTCGGCCCAGCTGAACTCGGTAACACCGGAAAATTCGTGCTTCCAAGTCTCGTGGAGCGCCGCCATCGACGAGTTGCGAATCGCCTCGGTTGTGGGAAGTTTCGAGTAGTGCCTGACGTCTCTCAGGTAGCACCAGATGATCTCGCCTATCTGCTCCCGAAGATGTGCCTGAACGTCGATGAACCGGGAAACGTTGACTAGCATGGATGCATGCTTGTTGCCATCACCGCGGAGACTACGAATCGTCACCGCCAAGAGAAACGTGCGAATCGCCTCGTAGAGGCTGCCGGGAAGCTCATCAGGCCTGAACTCCTTGGAATGCTTCAGCGGCAGCAGGTCACTTGCATCAACGATATCTCGGAGATACTTACGTTCCTCGTCCTCCTGCTCCGAGAAGAAGGTGTCCGCCCCCATGTAGTTGCTTGGCGGATCAAGACTTACGAGGAAGTCCTCAGGGAACAGATCCCTGCCGTGTTCTTCCGTCTCCACATCCTTGTCGATGAAGATGTTGGCGAAGGGTGTTGCGGTATATCCGACGTAACAGGCCTTGGCGAACAGATGAAATACTTGGCGGATCTGGGTATTAATCCGGGTGGCTTCTTCCGGGTTCTTGGCAGTATTAATCGACGCGTTGTCAGCCTCGTCGTCGATCAAAAGCATCGGAAGATCGTGGATTATCCCGTCGGAGCCCGTGTTATGGGCCCTGAGCCATTCGATTAGGTGGCGAAGCGTCGAGGGGTTCTTCTTTATGACGAACACAACCGGCGCCTGGATGGAGGCAAGCTCATGCCCCGCCTGACGCCCGAGCGCCACGCGAAAGTCCGATTGCTTGTTCGTATAACTGAAAGGTCGGCGCACTCCAGGCCAGTTCCCGACACCCACTGGCTGCCCCGTCTGCATCTTCTGGGCACTGTCATACCCTGTGAAACCTTCATCGATGCGGGCCTGAGTCTGGCGCCGCAGATCCTCCTGAATACCCGCAATGACGACGATAACTCGATACCCTGCATCGGCTGCTTTGTTGATCAGCCCGATATAGTTCGCCGTCTTGCCAGACTGGACATGCCCGAGTACCAGCCCGCGACGTCGCCATGCCCCCTCCTTGTGAGGATTCTCTGTCAGCCCCAAGATCTTGCCCGTGAGCTCGTCCATCCGCGAAATAATGCCGACGGGCAAGCCCTTCTGGAGGAGGAGTTGGTGGTAGCGATCCCAGTAATCCCAGTTGATCTCAGCCTTCCGCTCGTCCAGCCACGGTGACCAGCCAGGTGCCATAAGAGTCGAACCGGCCATCATGCGGATGTCATTCTCGGACTCTATCTTCCGGACAATTTCCTCTATGTCCGCCTCCGAGGCACCCAGAGCGCCGCCGACCTTGCGCGCCAGACTATCGATTTCGTCATGAGTCATTGAGCCGTCTCGGAGCTGGGAGATCCTTAACATGTCCATGACAGTCTCGACTGCGTTCATAGGCTCTCTCCGAGAACTTCGGCAACGATCTCTGGATGTGCGCTGTACGGTCTCACGCTGACGAGATGCCCCCGAATGGCATCCTCGTCGAAGCCGGATTCGCTCAACACCGCGATAAGTGCTCGAAGATCGGTTCTGAGTCCATCTGCATCCTCCAACTCGTTGGCATCCAGGCTGGAAGGGTCACCGGACATGTCGGAGAAAATCATGTCAGCCGGGATGTTCTCCCCCGCAAGCCGCAGGAACATGCTCAGCATCCGGTTCTGCTCGTCGCCCATCCCCTTCCGCAGTGAGGCAAGCAAGGGATGCTCGTGGTTGATCACGTAGTGGATCTCCCCGTGCCGAAGCAGACGCCGCCAGATTGGCGCTGTTGTCTGGCTTACGGCCTTCTTCCCTCTGTGTGTGTAGACTTTGCCCGCAGACTCCGTGATTCTTCCGATCACCCGTTTGAGGCTCTCGCGAATCACACCGGGGGGGGTTGCTCGTGACTTGCGAACGTCGATTCCCCAGAGATGATCCAGCGTGTTCGGGATGTCGATCCGGACACGGGCCAGACGGGTGATTTCACGCTTTGGAATTAGTCGGAACCAAGTGCCGTGGTCAATCAGACGCCTGTTGCGGTAGACGTAAAACCCCTGCGTATGGGCGTACCCGTCCCTGCCGGCGTAACGCTCGTACGCATCCTTGCCAACCCGGGAGTGGTGCGGCAACACGTAAGGCTGTATGCGCACGTATGAGCCCTCAACCGGAATATCCTCGGTCACCAGCATCTGGCGGGCATCGGTATCCGGGAAGAATGGATTGAATGCCTCTAGGGCGAGACCGTTCATCTCGATACGAATACGCGGCAGGTGCCTCTCATCCGCCATGGGTTCCAGAAAACGATGAAAGACGAGCTGGAGGTGATAGCGAGCTTCGTCGAAATGGTCATTAAAAAGGTCCTCGGCCCGCTGAGAGGTGAAGTCCATCAGCCGATCTATCTTCTCCCAGACGACAAGAGTGCCGTGGTTACCCAGTAGCTCTCGAAAACGGAGTTGCTTGATCGCCCCGGGGGACAAGGGCTGAACTGACCAAGCGTTGGTTTCCGCGATGTAATCGAGATCCCAGCAATACCCAGCGATCTCGCCGCTGTCCGTGTGCGAAACGACAGACAGACGTCGACACTGCGAGAAAGAGGCGGTCTTGAGCCCCAGACCGAAGCGCCCGAGATCGGTCGCCGCCCGCTCGCCACGCGGATTGTGCGTGCCGGGTCGCATAGCCTCGAGCAGAGTATCGGCATCCATCCCATCACCGTCATCGGCGATGGCGAGGACTGGGTCCCCATCGTTCCAGAGAAAGTTGATTGCGATGCGCCGTGCGTTGGCGGAAATACTGTTATCGACAATATCGGCTATCGCGGCGGGAAAGGAATAGCCGATGTCCCTCATGGACTCCACCATGGACGAGGCATGCGGCGGAAGTTCAATCGCATTCTGCATTGCGCACCCTGCTTGACCCATCAGGCGGAACTCATAACCGCATCGATAATGAGGGTGCCACAAGTATTGTCAAACCTTAAGACATCCGGTCAACGCAGTAGCGAGGGCCTGCGACCACTTGGCGACGATCGCGGGGCTCCCGGTCTGCCTCGCCTCTCCGGGCGCAAACCAGCAAGTCCTGAACGACGACCGCGATCTGGCGAGCCAACCACGGGGGCACCGCGTTCCCGACTTGATGATACTGCTCGGTACGATTGCCCTCGAAAAAGTAGCTGTCAGGAAACGTCTGGATGCGGGCGGCTTCGCGTACCGTAAGGGATCGGCACTGTTCTGGGTCGGGGTGGATGTAGTAATGCCCGTCCTTGGATATGTGGCTTGTGATCGTCTTCGCCGGCTCGTCGCGCAGCTGGACACGGAAGCGGTCCGCAAATTTTCCACTCATCCAGTTTGCGTGGTTGGGGGCCAGACTCGGCAAGGAGAAGTCTCCAGCACCAGCAGGGGAACGGCCGTACTCCCTTGCGAATGTCGCTGCGTAGACGTATCGGCCCAAGTCACTCGGCATATGGGAGCGGGCTTCGTGATTGAGTACGCTCTCCAGCCTGTTGTCGTTCCACCACTGTTCGAGTGCTTCGTGTTCCGGAAGCCGGCAGCTCGCCACCTTCGGACATCTCAGGCCGCCACGGGACCAGCTTTGCTTGTCCCGTATCTCGCGACTCGTACGATCGAGGCTGGCCGCAATATCGCTCTGACTATAACTCCGCGCGTCACGGGCGAGCTGGCTGATCTGATCCCGGACAGCGTCTACCCAGGCTTCCTGGCTGTCATCCCGAGACAGCCCGCTTCGAAGCGGCGGAAGATCGGCCAAGGCCTGACTGAGGGAGATCTTCTGGCGAGTTTCCAGCACCCCCGGGGAAGCGTCTATGTCTTCCCGAACGCCGACCAGGAAGACCCGGTGCCGGGTCTGTGGAATACCATAATCTTCGGAGCGGACCAGAAATTCATGGCCTCGCAGGCAAGCGGGCGAATGCCCCCGTCTGAAGACGACCTCGGGATCAACGAGAGAATGGATGCGATAACCCGGACCGTTGCGGTCGCGCCCGAGGGCTTTGTCGGGATCCACCAGGTCTTCCAGAATTCGGTGAAAGATGCGTTCGCCGCCTACTCTGGAGGTGAGAATGCCCTTCACGTTCTCCATGACAAAAACGGCCGGGCGATAGTGCTGGATCAGCTTGAGGTATTCACGGTAAAGGAAATGCCTCTTGTCTTCCTCGGGCACGTACCCGGCGATACCGCGATTCCGGGCACGGCCGACAAGCGAGTACGCCTGGCATGGAGGGCCGCCGATCAGGACGCCATTCGCGCCGTCGAACCCTCGTTCGTCAAGCTTGCCGGCAAACCACCTGTCATCGTCCGGGTCACCGAGCGTGACTCGCAGCGCTTCGTGGCTGGCCTTTTCCCATGCATCTCGGGTTTTGTCCGAATAAGGGACGGAGTTGTGTCCCTGAACGTACCGGTAATAGTCGTCCAGGGAGCTTCCGCCTTCCTCGAGAAGTCGCTTGAATGCCCGGAGCCTCAGTGTCTTGTGGGCAGGAACCGAACATTCCGCGGACACCTCTATGCGAAAGAAGTCGCTGAGCGAGGCAAACCCTTCACCCAGCCCGCCAGGACCCGCAAAGAGATCAACTACCGGTATGCGCTGGTTCACTAACCTGTCCTTGAGGCCGAGAGTTGCCCCTGAGGAGCAGAGACCGGGATCATGTGCGAATGGTTGACGTAGTGGACAAAGCCACCCGTTCCCGGATGATGTCCGGGATTCGGTCTGGCAACACGCAGCCTGAAATGAGGGTCCGACGCTTCCTTCACTCCCGAGGGTTTCGCTATCGGCTGCACGTTTCGGCACTCCCCGGAAAACCGGACCTGGCACTCAAAAAGCACAACCTTGCTGTCTTTGTACATGGCTGTTTCTGGCATCGACATCAGGGTTGCCGGCTCTGTACTACCCCCGCCACCAATCAAGACCGCTGGCAGGCGAAATTTGCAGCCAACATCAGGCGAGACCGCCGCAACCGGGAGACGCTTCTCGCTTCAGGCTGGCGCGTTCTCACGATCTGGGAGTGTGGACTCAAGGGACCGCAATCCAAAGACTCTGATCTGGCTTGGCTCCCCGGATGGATCAAGGGCGCCCAGCAGCAATATGAATGGCCTCACCCAAAGTAGCCAGCCAAGCCCTGCGCGGCATGGTACCAGGTTCGACCCAGCCTTTCCCATACAGTCCCGATGGAAACCGGATTTCATGCCGCTGGAATCATCGAGCTATCGCGAGCCCGCGAGGCCAACCGCCCGCTCGCCCAACGGACGCCGGCACTCTTCCGCCCGTCACTGAGGCGGCAGCGCACCCGGCTACCAGCGCTTACTCAAGCGCGATGAATTGATGGGAGACGAGGCATGAGGGATGTACTCTCTCGCCCCCCCGAAAGGCTCGTAACCGAAACCGGCGTACGGTCCTGTAACGGGAGAGGCTGCCCGCTTGCGGACGGCCGCCTCAACGGAGGATCAGGGGGCGCTGTAGGCGTGGGCGGTGGTTTCCGATATGGCCAGGGGGCGGAGGCGGACGGCCAGGTGGGGTGCGGCGGCGGTGGTCATGCGGCGTTCCCAGGTGAGGGCGTGGCGGACGATGAGGTCCAGGTCGTCGTATTCGGGGGACCAGGCCAGGAGCTCGCGGATTCGGGATGCGTCTGCGGTCAGGGCGGGCGGATCGCCGGCGCGGCGGGGGCCATGGATGACGGGGAATCGGTAACCGCTGATGCGCTGCACGGACTCGAGGACCTGCAGCACGCTGTAGCCGTGGCCATAGCCGCAGTTGAGGGCCTGCGAGGGGCCGCCCGCCACCAGGTAGTCCATCGCGCGCAGGTGGGCGGCGGCGAGATCCTCGACGTGGATGTAGTCCCGTACGCAGGTGCCATCGGTGGTTGGGTAATCGGTCCCGAAGACGGTGATGTTCTCGCGCTCGCCCAGGGCCGCCTGGCAGGCGACCTTGATCAGGTGGGTCGCGTTGGGGGTGGCCTGGCCCAGCGTGCCGTCGGGGGCCGCGCCGGCCACGTTGAAATAGCGCAGACAGACGTAGCGCAGATCACTCGCCTGGCCGAAGTCGGCGATCATCCGCTCGGACATGACCTTGGACGCGCCGTAGGGGTTGATGGGCAGTAGCGGACTGGTTTCGTCGACGGGGTTATTTTCCGGGATGCCGTATACCGCGGCGGTCGACGAAAAGACGAGGAAACGCACGCCCGTCGCCTGGCACCCCTCCAGGAGGTTCAGGGTGTTGCGGGTGTTGCTGCCGTAGTACCCCAGCGGATCGGCCAGCGACTCCGGGACGACGATCCTGGCGGCGAAGTGCAGGACGCCGTCGAACGCGTAGTCCGCAAGGACACTGTGCAGGCGCTGGCGGTCAGCCATGTCGCCGACGATCAGCGCGGCATGACCAATGGCCCAGCGATGCCCTGTGCTGAGATTGTCGTACACGACGACATCGTGACCATCGGCCAGCAACTGGCGCACGACATGTGAACCAATGTAGCCCGCCCCACCCGTTACCAGGATTTTCATCGTCGAACCTTCGCCTCGTCGTTGATCGAACGGCTGCACATAAATGAGTGTCGTGCCGGGCTATTCCGGCCCGTATTGCCAGCGATACCAGGCCATGCCCCAGTACTCGTGCAGCGCGAGCCAGCTGGCCCAGACCGCACTGGCCTGCGGGCGAAAGCCCTCCAGGGACCAGCCGTTATCTCGCGGCACATAGGCACCGGTCGGGGCCGGGATGATCTCCAGGCCCGCGCGCTCGAATGACCATGTGGCGCGCGGCATGTGGTGGGCATGGCTTACAAGTGCCACGCGCTCGATCCCATCTGCGTGCAGCTGCTCGGCGGAATGCCGGGCATTGCCCCAGGTGTCGCGTGCATTGGGCTCCCGCAGGATCGGGTGGACGCCATATTCTTTCAGTACCTCTGCCATGTAGTCGGCTTCTGGAACTCGCCCCTCGGGGCCACCCCCCGAAACCATCACGGGCAGCCCGGTGTGGTGGTGCAGGTACGCCGCATAGCGCAGGCGCACCAGTGCAAGGTCGTGGACGGTCTCGCCCGAGAATTCCTCGGCTCCACTGCGATACCCCGCCCCCAGCACCACAATCGCTTGTACGTCCGCCAGCTGGTTATCGTCCGGCGGCGCAAAACCCTCCTGTAAAGGCTTGATGAGGGCGTAACTAAATACAGGAGTAGACAAGGAATAGCTCAACAGGAGGCCGATTACCAACAGCACTTTTCCAACATTTGTTCGGTAAATCGCCCACCCGATAATGGCAAGTATGAGAGGACCGGAAGGAGGTAGCAGAAGCCAATTGGCTAGCAGACGCAGAGGGATGGGGTCCAACGTTTTTCCCCGGTAGTAGACGCAAAATCAAGGACCCTATTTTGAGCCCACCAACGGGATTTGAAAGGACCAAATAAACCGAACGGAAAACACCCCATCGTCAGTCTAAAGACTGATGGTCTGGGCCGGGGGTCACGTCTAACATCGATTATCCAGGGGAATAGCCAATACTAATAATTGCTTGCTATTGCCCGCACCGTTCCGAGGCTAAACGGAGACGGGTCCGGGCACGATCAGGGCCGGGTCCGGGTTTCGCCGGACAATGAAGTCGGCGGTGTCAAATTGGACTGACTCAAGGAAGCGGCAGCGTTTCCTTACACGCCCAAAGGGGAGACAAGCGATGACCGTCAAGACCAGCCCACAAAGTGCTTTTGTTGTTCTCATTTTGTCCCTGGCATTCGTCCTGGTGACGACCAGCGCCTGCACCACCACGCCCTATCCGGATGCCCCCTCGACCGTGGAAAAAACGGTGGTGGACCAATACATCATCGGGCCCGGAGACACGCTGAATATCGCGGTCCGCAACAACCCGGACCTGTCCACCGCAGTGGCGGTGCGACCGGATGGCCAGATCACCACACCGCTGGTGGAGGACGTGCAGGCCAGCGGGAGAACCCCCAGCCAGCTCGCGCGGGACATGGAAGACAAGCTCTCCGACTTCCTTCGCGACCCGATCGTGACGGTGATGGTGACCAGCTTTGCCGGCCCCTATGACCGCCAGGTGCGCGTGATCGGCCAGGCGGCCGAGCCGCAGGCGCTGCAGTACCGCGAAGAGATGACGGTAATGGACGTGATGATCGCGGTCGGCGGGATTACCGATTTCGCGGCCGGCAACCGCGCCGTGCTGGTACGCAACGAGAACGGCGAGCGCCAGCAGTACCGCGTCCGCCTGAACGACCTGATCTACGGGGGCGACATCTCGGCAAACGTGGACATGTTGCCGGGCGACATCCTGATCATCCCGGAACGCCGCTTCTGACCGCCGGCTGGCGCGACGTCCTGTCGCGTCAGCCGACCTCAGGCCGAGCGGACAACCCGATTTCGGGAAAGAAACAGGCATCGATCGTCTCCCCGGCTCTGGGGGAGGTGACCGGGGGGCATCTTGAGCATGCGCATACTTGGACATTACGTATCGCGACGGATCCTGGCGCTGCTGGGGCTGGAGCTGGTTGCGATCTACATTGCGCTCTACCTGACGCTCGCCCTGTTTGCCCTGTCGCTGGGTCCGGTCGATCCCTGGATGCCGGAACTCCTGATCGCCGTGGCGGTGGTGTTGTTCGCGGTGATGCTGGTGGGGCTTTACGAGCAGGAGTGCCTGGCAACATTCAGCCTGCGATCCGCTGTGGTGCGCCTGGGCGGGGCTCTGATCCTGGCCGGTGGCACGCTGGCGATCTACGGGTTGCTCACGGCCAGCAGCGTACTGACACCGACGATCGTGGGCAGTGGGGCGGTGATCCTGCTGGCAAGCCTGACGGCCGAGCGCAGCCTCTTTCGCGGGCTGTCGGAGACCGATGCCTTCAAGCGGCGCATCCTGGTCCTGGGCACGGGCAGCCGCGCGCGCTCACTGGAGGTACGCCATGCCGGACCCGACGGGGGCGATGCCACCTATCAGGTCGTCGGGTATGTGGCGACCGAGCGCGAGACCGACCGGCTGGTGGACCAGCAGCGACTCCGGGTGCTGGACGACAAGACCAGCCTGCTGGATGTGGCGCGCTCGCTGCGGGTAGAGGAGATCGTGGTGGGCATGCGCG
It includes:
- a CDS encoding Z1 domain-containing protein; protein product: MNAVETVMDMLRISQLRDGSMTHDEIDSLARKVGGALGASEADIEEIVRKIESENDIRMMAGSTLMAPGWSPWLDERKAEINWDYWDRYHQLLLQKGLPVGIISRMDELTGKILGLTENPHKEGAWRRRGLVLGHVQSGKTANYIGLINKAADAGYRVIVVIAGIQEDLRRQTQARIDEGFTGYDSAQKMQTGQPVGVGNWPGVRRPFSYTNKQSDFRVALGRQAGHELASIQAPVVFVIKKNPSTLRHLIEWLRAHNTGSDGIIHDLPMLLIDDEADNASINTAKNPEEATRINTQIRQVFHLFAKACYVGYTATPFANIFIDKDVETEEHGRDLFPEDFLVSLDPPSNYMGADTFFSEQEDEERKYLRDIVDASDLLPLKHSKEFRPDELPGSLYEAIRTFLLAVTIRSLRGDGNKHASMLVNVSRFIDVQAHLREQIGEIIWCYLRDVRHYSKLPTTEAIRNSSMAALHETWKHEFSGVTEFSWADVQRELYSATVTLRVVAINGRSQDVLDYPAYEGIGLKAIAIGGFSLSRGLTLEGLCVSYFRRNSVMYDTLLQMARWFGYRPGYEDLCRLWMEPEGMGWFMHIHQAVEELRSEVQRMERSGMAPRDFGLKVRSHPESLIVTARNKMRASKEVPHKVDLSSELIETHKVSSDPDETAANFRLLDSFVDRIAGYRVSNPEDFCCGPGNQFHHRVPVSDVLEFIEGFHVHPELLLLYQEPIRKFIRKGAEDELALWDVVLCGLDGKREDKRFQLPCGVRLFKQERTGIDLSYKRWHGYAIGGRQRVSSRGIEKIGLTPEQAHEAQQENSGKSNVPDKAYRAKRERPLLMLHWIHLYELNPNAEGRKARQGRTLDPDVVAFGISFPRTSRKEPAVEYVVNKTWIESVFGATEDVDEEIGDDGSMG
- a CDS encoding ATP-binding protein; the protein is MQNAIELPPHASSMVESMRDIGYSFPAAIADIVDNSISANARRIAINFLWNDGDPVLAIADDGDGMDADTLLEAMRPGTHNPRGERAATDLGRFGLGLKTASFSQCRRLSVVSHTDSGEIAGYCWDLDYIAETNAWSVQPLSPGAIKQLRFRELLGNHGTLVVWEKIDRLMDFTSQRAEDLFNDHFDEARYHLQLVFHRFLEPMADERHLPRIRIEMNGLALEAFNPFFPDTDARQMLVTEDIPVEGSYVRIQPYVLPHHSRVGKDAYERYAGRDGYAHTQGFYVYRNRRLIDHGTWFRLIPKREITRLARVRIDIPNTLDHLWGIDVRKSRATPPGVIRESLKRVIGRITESAGKVYTHRGKKAVSQTTAPIWRRLLRHGEIHYVINHEHPLLASLRKGMGDEQNRMLSMFLRLAGENIPADMIFSDMSGDPSSLDANELEDADGLRTDLRALIAVLSESGFDEDAIRGHLVSVRPYSAHPEIVAEVLGESL
- a CDS encoding DNA cytosine methyltransferase → MNQRIPVVDLFAGPGGLGEGFASLSDFFRIEVSAECSVPAHKTLRLRAFKRLLEEGGSSLDDYYRYVQGHNSVPYSDKTRDAWEKASHEALRVTLGDPDDDRWFAGKLDERGFDGANGVLIGGPPCQAYSLVGRARNRGIAGYVPEEDKRHFLYREYLKLIQHYRPAVFVMENVKGILTSRVGGERIFHRILEDLVDPDKALGRDRNGPGYRIHSLVDPEVVFRRGHSPACLRGHEFLVRSEDYGIPQTRHRVFLVGVREDIDASPGVLETRQKISLSQALADLPPLRSGLSRDDSQEAWVDAVRDQISQLARDARSYSQSDIAASLDRTSREIRDKQSWSRGGLRCPKVASCRLPEHEALEQWWNDNRLESVLNHEARSHMPSDLGRYVYAATFAREYGRSPAGAGDFSLPSLAPNHANWMSGKFADRFRVQLRDEPAKTITSHISKDGHYYIHPDPEQCRSLTVREAARIQTFPDSYFFEGNRTEQYHQVGNAVPPWLARQIAVVVQDLLVCARRGEADREPRDRRQVVAGPRYCVDRMS
- a CDS encoding very short patch repair endonuclease, which encodes MVDVVDKATRSRMMSGIRSGNTQPEMRVRRFLHSRGFRYRLHVSALPGKPDLALKKHNLAVFVHGCFWHRHQGCRLCTTPATNQDRWQAKFAANIRRDRRNRETLLASGWRVLTIWECGLKGPQSKDSDLAWLPGWIKGAQQQYEWPHPK
- the galE gene encoding UDP-glucose 4-epimerase GalE, producing the protein MKILVTGGAGYIGSHVVRQLLADGHDVVVYDNLSTGHRWAIGHAALIVGDMADRQRLHSVLADYAFDGVLHFAARIVVPESLADPLGYYGSNTRNTLNLLEGCQATGVRFLVFSSTAAVYGIPENNPVDETSPLLPINPYGASKVMSERMIADFGQASDLRYVCLRYFNVAGAAPDGTLGQATPNATHLIKVACQAALGERENITVFGTDYPTTDGTCVRDYIHVEDLAAAHLRAMDYLVAGGPSQALNCGYGHGYSVLQVLESVQRISGYRFPVIHGPRRAGDPPALTADASRIRELLAWSPEYDDLDLIVRHALTWERRMTTAAAPHLAVRLRPLAISETTAHAYSAP
- a CDS encoding YdcF family protein — encoded protein: MADVQAIVVLGAGYRSGAEEFSGETVHDLALVRLRYAAYLHHHTGLPVMVSGGGPEGRVPEADYMAEVLKEYGVHPILREPNARDTWGNARHSAEQLHADGIERVALVSHAHHMPRATWSFERAGLEIIPAPTGAYVPRDNGWSLEGFRPQASAVWASWLALHEYWGMAWYRWQYGPE
- a CDS encoding XrtA/PEP-CTERM system exopolysaccharide export protein; the protein is MTVKTSPQSAFVVLILSLAFVLVTTSACTTTPYPDAPSTVEKTVVDQYIIGPGDTLNIAVRNNPDLSTAVAVRPDGQITTPLVEDVQASGRTPSQLARDMEDKLSDFLRDPIVTVMVTSFAGPYDRQVRVIGQAAEPQALQYREEMTVMDVMIAVGGITDFAAGNRAVLVRNENGERQQYRVRLNDLIYGGDISANVDMLPGDILIIPERRF